The Quercus robur chromosome 7, dhQueRobu3.1, whole genome shotgun sequence genome has a segment encoding these proteins:
- the LOC126693554 gene encoding uncharacterized protein LOC126693554, translated as MVRTMIRSIQRCDEGSDMHTDLTFTLELVEELGRLKLANALAEAVDIDTQAPVHGGQRGGSRGGGHRGGGQVGRSRTTESAPIYEEGNEEGVEEAWLGTDWVLSDDDGRTPRCTPGDGAGPSHSVDHQGTVPAHTTSHGASTDFEGPSRMSPSVFSGSAHDGGCIFVPTPGMPTPPLVHVDPTMSAPSQTAHGEAVQIEQIPAEDIEPVEALRRSRRPRAHAPDCGTGDGKIRPVRAYGRKRKDH; from the exons ATG GTTCGGACGATGATTAGGTCTATACAGAGGTGCGATGAAGGTTCTGACATGCACACTGACCTTACATTTACACTAGAGCTTGTGGAGGAGCTAGGCCGACTTAAATTGGCGAATGCGCTTGCAGAAGCAGTTGACATTGATACACAGGCCCCAGTTCATGGCGGGCAACGTGGTGGGTCTCGTGGGGGTGGACATCGTGGAGGTGGTCAAGTTGGTCGCAGCCGTACGACCGAGTCGGCTCCCATCTACGAGGAAGGGAATGAGGAGGGTGTAGAAGAGGCATGGCTTGGCACTGATTGGGTACTGTCTGATGACGACGGCAGGACACCGCGATGCACGCCTGGCGATGGTGCTGGGCCATCCCATAGTGTCGATCATCAGGGCACTGTTCCAGCCCACACTACATCCCATGGTGCTAGCACGGACTTTGAGGGCCCTTCTCGTATGTCGCCCTCAGTTTTCAGTGGATCTGCCCATGATGGTGGATGCATATTTGTCCCCACACCAGGCATGCCCACCCCACCTCTAGTGCATGTGGACCCCACCATGTCAGCTCCATCTCAAACTGCCCACGGAGAGGCTGTACAGATTGAGCAGATACCGGCTGAGGACATTGAGCCGGTGGAGGCTTTGCGGAGATCGCGACGCCCGCGTGCGCATGCTCCCGATTGCGGGACCGGTGATG GTAAGATTAGACCTGTCAGGGCATATGGGCGGAAACGAAAAGATCATTAA
- the LOC126691458 gene encoding uncharacterized protein LOC126691458: MEALRLDKESHKISIVYRAPQILVSTQVVYNSNLLGCDADVDMMWAVIKRTPQFIASDLYVTVEAVGFHGSASSQHASGVEEPHSLSVDVHPPFAYTTPFPYNNQPCSAVDHLDNTEVVGATNTHDVGGSTHTYEHVQADMDGGIDIDASRDVYEEFIDTDGPVDDAEVLDVPLIENNEKDCLTTVPIPEWFTSNTWDNINDPSPALGTGHLTSWHKDDHPARGMLFKNKASVQYVLTLYSVEHNKQYKVIKSDTNRLVVRCKNEACLWSIRANCSKKHGMWVISTCKGPHSCSSLQLPTDGRMMDSKFISIALEKYVREDLTRKVRDLRSMLHARHGHDVTMYKVWEAKQKAVARIYGDFDESYAELPRFLAALSDADPDTVTTLKCDPNVPGTCIFNSAFWAFGPCIKGFRHCRPVISIDATHLYGKYKGKLLIAMATDGNNEVYPLAFAVVESESTETWGWFLACLLTYVTDRTNLCIISDRHRGIQSCFDDTTRGYLQPPLTHHRYCLCHLVSNVNTNFNSVPLKNLVWNAATANQVRKFENTMDCIKNVNPAAYDYLKEVNQEKWTLVHDHGHRYGAMTTNLSECFNGVLKGARSLPITAMVKFTFYKVNSYFDERRNKTLEKLEEGQVWCKYAYDKFEENQEKAKLHIVRRMSAQQRLYTVETQSSLLNTGGGDHTHRVSLIDMTCTCGKWEANKIPCSHLIAVCAKHNHDATEYMDHFYRLEERYHSYEPIFQPLKDRLEWPEPAERRTVMPNQRLIREKGRPKSTRIRNEMDDEDRELPTSLWIENGPKLKCGLCRQEGHNRRTCPTRNVASTSHGAM, encoded by the coding sequence ATGGAAGCTCTACGGTTGGACAAGGAGTCACATAAGATATCCATTGTGTACCGTGCCCCCCAGATACTTGTGAGTACTCAGGTTGTCTACAACTCAAATCTGTTGGGTTGCGATGCTGACGTGGACATGATGTGGGCAGTGATTAAGCGGACCCCCCAGTTCATAGCGTCCGACTTGTATGTAACTGTTGAGGCTGTTGGGTTCCATGGTAGTGCAAGTTCACAGCATGCCAGTGGGGTGGAAGAGCCACACTCATTGTCGGTTGACGTGCATCCTCCCTTTGCCTATACCACGCCTTTCCCCTACAATAATCAACCATGTAGTGCGGTTGATCATTTGGACAACACCGAAGTGGTGGGCGCTACCAATACACATGATGTGGGAGGGTCTACTCACACATATGAGCATGTCCAAGCTGATATGGACGGGGGAATTGATATTGATGCCAGCCGAGATGTGTATGAAGAGTTCATTGATACTGATGGACCAGTGGACGACGCGGAGGTCTTAGATGTACCACTGATCGAAAATAACGAGAAGGATTGCCTTACAACAGTTCCTATCCCAGAATGGTTCACATCAAACACATGGGACAATATTAATGACCCATCACCTGCATTGGGTACAGGACATCTTACAAGTTGGCATAAAGATGACCACCCAGCAAGGGGGATGCTATTCAAGAATAAAGCCTCTGTTCAATATGTGTTGACCCTCTACTCTGTGGAGCATAATAAGCAATACAAGGTCATCAAGTCTGACACCAATAGGCTGGTAGTGCGGTGTAAGAATGAGGCATGTCTGTGGTCAATTCGGGCCAATTGCAGCAAGAAGCACGGGATGTGGGTTATCAGTACATGTAAGGGTCCCCATAGTTGCTCATCCCTCCAGCTACCAACTGATGGGCGGATGATGGATTCAAAGTTCATCTCCATTGCACTTGAGAAGTATGTACGGGAAGACCTAACCCGAAAGGTAAGGGACTTGCGTAGTATGTTGCATGCAAGGCATGGGCATGATGTAACTATGTACAAGGTTTGGGAAGCCAAACAGAAGGCAGTTGCACGTATTTACGGGGATTTTGACGAGTCGTACGCAGAATTGCCACGATTTCTAGCTGCATTGTCTGATGCAGATCCGGATACTGTGACCACATTAAAGTGTGACCCCAATGTCCCGGGGACTTGTATATTCAACTCCGCGTTTTGGGCTTTCGGTCCGTGTATTAAAGGGTTTAGGCATTGCAGGCCGGTGATAAGCATAGATGCAACACACCTTTATGGCAAGTACAAAGGAAAGCTGTTGATAGCAATGGCAACAGATGGTAACAACGAGGTTTATCCACTCGCATTTGCCGTTGTCGAAAGCGAGAGCACGGAGACATGGGGATGGTTCTTGGCATGCCTGTTGACCTATGTTACAGACCGCACCAATTTGTGTATAATATCCGACAGGCATCGTGGGATACAATCATGCTTCGATGACACCACTAGGGGCTACTTGCAACCGCCCTTAACCCATCACCGGTATTGCCTCTGCCATTTAGTAAGCAATGTTAACACTAACTTCAATAGTGTGCCGTTGAAGAACTTGGTATGGAACGCAGCAACTGCGAATCAAGTTAGGAAGTTTGAGAACACCATGGATTGCATCAAGAATGTCAACCCGGCTGCGTACGACTATCTTAAGGAGGTAAATCAAGAAAAGTGGACACTTGTACATGACCATGGGCACCGAtatggggcaatgacaaccaacctGTCAGAGTGCTTCAATGGGGTACTTAAGGGCGCACGTAGCTTGCCCATAACTGCAATGGTGAAGTTTACATTTTACAAGGTGAACTCATACTTTGACGAACGTCGAAACAAAACCCTAGAGAAGTTGGAAGAGGGGCAAGTGTGGTGCAAATATGCCTATGACAAGTTCGAGGAAAATCAAGAGAAGGCGAAGCTCCATATTGTTAGAAGGATGAGTGCGCAACAACGGTTATATACAGTGGAGACACAGTCTTCACTGTTGAACACTGGCGGGGGAGATCACACCCATAGGGTTTCCCTCATAGACATGACATGCACGTGCGGCAAATGGGAAGCAAACAAGATCCCTTGTTCCCACTTGATAGCAGTTTGTGCCAAACACAACCATGATGCCACTGAGTATATGGATCATTTCTACCGCCTTGAAGAACGGTATCACAGCTATGAGCCTATATTCCAACCACTAAAAGATAGGTTAGAATGGCCGGAGCCAGCAGAAAGGAGAACCGTGATGCCAAACCAGCGGTTGATCCGTGAAAAAGGTCGGCCCAAGTCCACGAGAATCCGCAATGAGATGGATGACGAGGATAGGGAGTTGCCAACCTCATTGTGGATTGAGAATGGACCAAAGTTGAAGTGTGGGTTATGTCGCCAAGAGGGTCATAACCGTCGTACATGTCCAACTCGAAATGTGGCTTCAACAAGCCATGGTGCTATGTAG
- the LOC126691459 gene encoding B3 domain-containing protein At4g01580-like, with protein MASQWRRDNDDGPADRSPHFFKIILPNAVQEGKLRIPDKFVQKFGVDLSDMAFLTIPNGRKWKVKLTQHAGGVWFQNGWSEFASSHGVAVGHLLVFKYEGNSQFHVLIFDATATEIDYTLDDELQVHRIEDDESDDSSVEIIKHFYRGEGSGSAHPKKDGGVAKNLVIANAFKSENPLFTVIMRPSYVNGKDRASLPQHIINYLPRDGFTKDYTKASILPVKLQIVDRLWLVKLYIYERSGGSSCVVSAGWSTFVRENSLQVGDVCVFELIMRDGVVLNVHIFKCQD; from the exons ATGGCTTCTCAATGGCGGAGAGACAACGACGATGGTCCTGCTGATCGGTCCCCACACTTTTTCAAGATTATTCTGCCGAATGCTGTTCAGGAAGGAAAGCTT CGGATTCCAGATAAGTTCGTGCAGAAATTTGGAGTGGACCTGTCAGATATGGCCTTTCTCACTATTCCAAATGGTAGAAAATGGAAAGTCAAGTTGACACAACATGCTGGGGGGGTTTGGTTTCAAAATGGTTGGTCCGAATTTGCAAGCTCTCATGGTGTAGCCGTGGGGCACTTGCTGGTTttcaaatatgaaggaaattcacaGTTTCATGTACTCATATTTGATGCCACTGCAACAGAAATAGACTATACTTTAGACGACGAACTCCAAGTTCATAGGATCGAAGATGATGAGAGTGATGACAGCTCTGTTGAAATCATCAAACACTTTTATAGGGGAGAGGGTTCAG GATCAGCCCATCCTAAGAAAGACGGTGGTGTAGCTAAAAATCTTGTTATAGCCAATGCTTTTAAATCAGAAAATCCCCTTTTCACTGTTATCATGCGTCCATCCTACGTTAATGGCAAGGATCGTGCG AGTTTACCCCAACACATTATCAACTACTTACCAAGAGACGGGTTTACCAAGGACTACACCAAAGCAAGTATACTCCCTGTCAAGCTCCAGATTGTGGACCGATTATGGCTTGTGAAACTATACATTTATGAACGAAGTGGGGGTTCATCATGTGTCGTATCAGCTGGTTGGTCTACGTTTGTGAGGGAAAATAGTTTGCAAGTAGGAGATGTTTGCGTATTTGAGCTGATTATGAGGGACGGTGTTGTGTTAAACGTCCACATTTTCAAGTGCCAAGACTAA